Below is a genomic region from Pseudomonas sp. JQ170C.
AATCGTCAACAAGATCGAGGAGTCGCTGGCCCATTGCCTGGCTGTCGACGGTATCGAAGGCGAAGTCAGCGGCCGGCAAAAGCACCTCTATGGCATCTACAAGAAGATGCGCGGCAAACGCCGCGCCTTCAACGAGATCATGGATGTTTATGCGTTTCGCATCATCGTCGACAAGGTAGACACCTGCTACCGCGTGCTCGGCGCCGTACACAATCTGTACAAGCCACTGCCCGGACGCTTCAAGGACTACATCGCGATCCCCAAGGCCAACGGCTACCAGTCGCTGCACACCACCCTGTTCGGCATGCACGGCGTGCCCATCGAGATCCAGATCCGCACCCGCGAAATGGAAGAGATGGCCAACAACGGCATCGCCGCCCACTGGCTGTACAAGTCCAGTGACGACGAGCAGCCCAAGGGCACCCATGCCCGCGCTCGCCAGTGGGTCAAAGGCGTACTGGAAATGCAGCAACGTGCCGGCAACTCGCTGGAATTCATCGAAAGCGTGAAGATCGACCTGTTCCCGGACGAGGTCTACGTCTTCACGCCCAAAGGCCGGATCATGGAGCTGCCAAAAGGCTCCACGGCGGTCGATTTCGCCTACGCAGTACACACCGACGTCGGCAACAGCTGCATTGCCTGCCGGATCAACCGCCGCCTGGCACCGTTGTCCGAGCCACTGCAGAGTGGTTCGACCGTCGAGATCGTCAGCGCCCCCGGCGCTCGTCCGAATCCTGCCTGGCTCAACTTCGTGGTCACCGGCAAAGCCCGCACGCACATCCGCCATGCCCTCAAGCTGCAGCGTCGCTCCGAGTCCATCAGCCTGGGTGAGCGCTTGCTGAACAAAGTCCTCAACGGTTTCGACAGCGCCCTGGACAAGATCCCGCAGGAGCGCATCCAGGCCATGCTCAGCGAGTACCGCCTTGAGCAGCTCGAGGACATGCTCGAAGACATCGGCCTGGGCAACCGCATGGCCTATGTCGTCGCCCGCCGCCTCCTGTCCACCGAAGGCGAACAGCTGCCGACCCCGGAAGGCCCACTGGCCATCCGCGGCACCGAAGGCCTGGTACTGAGCTACGCCAAATGCTGTACGCCGATTCCTGGCGACCCGATCGTCGGTCACCTGTCGGCGGGCAAAGGCATGGTCGTGCACCTGGAGAACTGCCGCAATATCAGTGAAATCCGCCACAACCCGGAAAAATGCGTACAGCTGTCCTGGGCCAAGGATGTCACCGGCGAATTCAATGTCGAACTGCGCGTCGAACTGGAGCACCAGCGCGGCCTGATCGCCCTGCTGGCCAGCAGCGTCAATGCCGCCGACGGCAACATCGAGAAAATCAGCATGGACGAGCGCGATGGTCGCATCAGCGTGGTCCAACTGGTGGTCAGCGTACACGACCGTGTACACCTGGCCCGCGTGATCAAGAAACTACGCGCCCTGACCGGCGTGATCCGCATCACCCGCATGCGTGCGTAGCCCAATAACAGCAAGGAGTCATCATGACCAAGACCGTCATCACCAGTGACAAGGCCCCAGCCGCCATCGGCACCTACTCCCAGGCGATCAAGGCCGGCAACACGGTGTACATGTCCGGGCAGATCCCGCTGGACCCAAAAACCATGGAACTGGTTGAAGGCTTCGAGGCCCAGACCGTTCAGGTCTTCGAGAACCTCAAGGCCGTTGCCGAAGCCGCTGGCGGTTCGTTCAAGGACATCGTCAAGCTGAACATCTTCCTGACCGACCTGAGCCACTTCGCCAAGGTCAACGAGATCATGGGCAAGTACTTCGAGCAGCCTTACCCTGCCCGCGCAGCCATCGGCGTTGCAGCCCTGCCACGCGGTTCGCAGGTTGAAATGGACGCGATCCTCGTCCTCGAGTGATCCCCCCGCGCGGCGAGCCGTCCGGTTCGCCGCCGCACTACCCCGGAAGGACCCCCGACATGCGCCATGCGCTTGCCTTGGCATTGGCCGCCGCACTGCTGAGCGGCTGCTCCAGCCACAAACCCGAAGACTACAACGGCATCTGGATCAACCAGAAAGCCATCGATGCTGCCGCCGAAGGCGTCAGCCTGCGCCAGGCCCTGCGCGAGAATGGCCCGAACTACGAGTGGAAGGTCAACGTCGCGGCCAACCAGGCCAGCTACACCAATGGTTTCGAGATCGTTGAAGGCCAATTCAAGGCCGGCGAAAAACAAAGCCAGGTCGAGTTCGGCGATGGTCAGGCCCAGGTCCTGACCCTGGACGGCGATGAATTGGTACAGAACGCCAGCCAACTGCTGACGCAACAGAATTTCGAGAAACCCAAGTCCTCCGCCCCTATTGCTGCGCGCACCGGCACCAGCTTCGAGCAGGCGCTCTACAGCGCCTACCTGGGTGGCAAATGGGAAATCATCGAAGGCCCAGGCCAAGGCAATGTGGTGCGCTTTGGCGACAACGGCAGCATCGAAGGCCTGCCTAACCTGGACCGCTACGCCCTGTGCCTGGCCGGCGACTGCGCCGACATGACCGGCGAGTTCGACAGCCTATGGCTTGAGCGCAACAAGCACGGCGCCCCGTGGATCTTCAAACGCGACGGCGACCAGCTGGAAATCCTGCGGGCGCTCAACAGCGCCAAACCGGATGAAAAGCCCCAGCTCTATCCTGGCGCCCGCCAGTGGTTGCTCGAGCGCGACTGATAGCCTGACGCTTACTCGGAACGTCCTTCAAGGATCGCCGCATAGCCTTCCTTGTAACTCGGGTACTGTGGCGCCCAGCCCAGTGCCCGGGCCCGCGCGTTACTGCAGCGCTTGCTACCGGTACGACGCACCCGCTCCTGCTCCGACCACTGGGTGACGCCCATATAGTTACGCAGCCAGGCCACTACTTCGGCCAATGGCGCCGGTGCATCGTCCACACCTATATAGCAATCATCCACGGCCTGCCCCTGCGCATCAGCCTTGAGCAGGAATGCCAGCAAACCAGCGGCGTCCTCGGCATGGATACGGTTGCCGTAGAGCGGTGGCTCCTCGGTTACCCGATAACCCTGGCGCACCTGGCTGAGCAGCCATTCACGTCCCGGGCCGTAGATACCCGTCAGGCGCACGATCGTTGCCGGGATACCGCTGGCCAGCGCCAGCTGTTCGGCATCGATCATCACCGTGCCCGAGTAGCCTTGCGGCTCGGTCGCCGACGTTTCGTCGATCCACTCACCGTCCTGCTGGGCATAGACGCTGCTGCTGGAAACGAACAGCAAGCGCCGCGGCGCTTGTCCACGCTCGGTGAGCCAACCCAGAACATGCTTCAGGCCATCGACATAGGCCGCCTTGTAGCCAGCCTCGTCATGCTGGCTGGCCGCTGCGCAGTAGACGAGATAGTCCGGCGCTTCAACCGGCCAGGTCGCCGGGCACTGCGCATCGAACACATCGGCGGCAATAGCCTTCACCCCGGCTGGCAACTGGCCAACATTGCGGCGCAGGCCACTCACCTGCCAATCGCACGCGAGCAATTGCTTGGCCAAACGGCTACCTACATCACCACAACCGACGATCAGAACTGAAGGCGCAGACATCCCGAAACTCCGTAAATCAAAGGCCCAGCCTATCCAAATAACT
It encodes:
- the spoT gene encoding bifunctional GTP diphosphokinase/guanosine-3',5'-bis pyrophosphate 3'-pyrophosphohydrolase, translated to MPSIDALADRLSTYLGADQVNLVRRAYFYAEQAHDGQRRRSGEAYVTHPLAVASILADMHMDHQSLMAAMLHDVIEDTGIAKEALSSQFGETVAELVDGVSKLTQMNFETKAEAQAENFQKMAMAMARDIRVILVKLADRLHNMRTLEVLSGEKRRRIAKETLEIYAPIANRLGMHSVRVEFEDLGFKAMHPMRSARIYQAVKRARGNRKEIVNKIEESLAHCLAVDGIEGEVSGRQKHLYGIYKKMRGKRRAFNEIMDVYAFRIIVDKVDTCYRVLGAVHNLYKPLPGRFKDYIAIPKANGYQSLHTTLFGMHGVPIEIQIRTREMEEMANNGIAAHWLYKSSDDEQPKGTHARARQWVKGVLEMQQRAGNSLEFIESVKIDLFPDEVYVFTPKGRIMELPKGSTAVDFAYAVHTDVGNSCIACRINRRLAPLSEPLQSGSTVEIVSAPGARPNPAWLNFVVTGKARTHIRHALKLQRRSESISLGERLLNKVLNGFDSALDKIPQERIQAMLSEYRLEQLEDMLEDIGLGNRMAYVVARRLLSTEGEQLPTPEGPLAIRGTEGLVLSYAKCCTPIPGDPIVGHLSAGKGMVVHLENCRNISEIRHNPEKCVQLSWAKDVTGEFNVELRVELEHQRGLIALLASSVNAADGNIEKISMDERDGRISVVQLVVSVHDRVHLARVIKKLRALTGVIRITRMRA
- a CDS encoding RidA family protein, producing MTKTVITSDKAPAAIGTYSQAIKAGNTVYMSGQIPLDPKTMELVEGFEAQTVQVFENLKAVAEAAGGSFKDIVKLNIFLTDLSHFAKVNEIMGKYFEQPYPARAAIGVAALPRGSQVEMDAILVLE
- a CDS encoding SDR family oxidoreductase, yielding MSAPSVLIVGCGDVGSRLAKQLLACDWQVSGLRRNVGQLPAGVKAIAADVFDAQCPATWPVEAPDYLVYCAAASQHDEAGYKAAYVDGLKHVLGWLTERGQAPRRLLFVSSSSVYAQQDGEWIDETSATEPQGYSGTVMIDAEQLALASGIPATIVRLTGIYGPGREWLLSQVRQGYRVTEEPPLYGNRIHAEDAAGLLAFLLKADAQGQAVDDCYIGVDDAPAPLAEVVAWLRNYMGVTQWSEQERVRRTGSKRCSNARARALGWAPQYPSYKEGYAAILEGRSE